A single region of the Triticum dicoccoides isolate Atlit2015 ecotype Zavitan chromosome 2B, WEW_v2.0, whole genome shotgun sequence genome encodes:
- the LOC119367784 gene encoding flowering-promoting factor 1-like protein 4, whose amino-acid sequence MTGVWVFEDGIVRRADSEAPGRSGGSGARPGKVLVHVPSGEVVTTYGVLERRLQELGWERYLNDPCLLQFHQRSTVHLISVPRDFARLKLVHMYDVVVKTRNVFEVRDA is encoded by the coding sequence ATGACTGGCGTGTGGGTATTCGAGGACGGGATCGTGAGGCGGGCGGACAGCGAGGCGCCCGGCCGCAGCGGCGGGAGCGGGGCGCGGCCGGGCAAAGTGCTGGTGCATGTGCCGAGCGGCGAGGTGGTGACCACGTACGGCGTCCTGGAGCGGCGGCTGCAGGAGCTGGGGTGGGAGCGCTACCTCAACGACCCGTGCCTGCTCCAGTTCCACCAGCGCTCGACCGTGCACCTCATCTCCGTCCCGCGAGACTTCGCCCGCCTCAAGCTCGTCCACATGTACGACGTCGTCGTCAAGACGCGCAACGTGTTCGAGGTCCGCGACGCGTGA